One genomic segment of Helianthus annuus cultivar XRQ/B chromosome 14, HanXRQr2.0-SUNRISE, whole genome shotgun sequence includes these proteins:
- the LOC110909029 gene encoding CSC1-like protein At4g35870, with the protein MNNNLSPQSPFTTTDHTFSPPPSPSGDEITEQTWYGNIQYLLNISAIGTITCLLIFLFVKLRSDHRRMPGPTAIVSKLLAVWHATGREIARHCGADAAQFLLIEGGSFVLVVLIAVISVTVLLPLNLYGGSVAMVDQFSMTTISHIGKGSKLLWIHFVFVVFVVVLVHYGINEIEGRLRITRFRDGYGNPSDPSSANSSAVFSLMIQGIPKSIGPERDALVEYIRDKYPGKVYKVVIPMDLCALDDLVTDLVKVREDVTKLVKKMESRALVYEDMNYGILVDFHEGFHGKLLALWQGLKDLWRRVKEELGFSDDEKLRRLQERRADLEMEMAAYKDGRAKGAGVAFVVFKDVYTANKALQDFRNEKKKRIGKFFSVMELQLQRNHWKVERAPLATDIYWNHVGSTKLSLKLRRVFVNTCLLLLLLFCSSPLAVISALQSAGRIINAEAMDNAQSWLTWLQSSSWLATIIFQFLPNVLIFVSMYIIVPSALSYLSKFERHLTVSGEQRAALLKMVCFFLVNLILLRGMVESSLESAILKMGRCYLDGEDCKRIEQYMSASFLSRSCLSSVAFLITSTFLGISFDLLAPIPWIKKKLKKFRKNDMLQLVPEREEYALEENQETEGLERPLISADNSDLHEQDLSEYPISWTSPVPKQAFDFAQYYAFNLTIFALTLIYSSFSPLIVPVGAIYFGYRYVVDKYNFLFVYRVRGFPAGNDGRLMDTVLLIMRICVDLFLVAMTLFFSVRGDSTKLQAILTVAVLVVYKLLPCENDGFQPALLQSIQSVENVVDGPVDYEVLSEPKFEWDTYYS; encoded by the coding sequence ATGAACAACAACCTTTCACCTCAATCACCCTTCACCACCACCGATCACACCTTCTCCCCTCCGCCTTCCCCCTCCGGCGACGAAATCACTGAACAAACATGGTACGGCAACATCCAGTACCTCCTCAACATCTCCGCCATCGGCACCATCACCTGCCTCCTCATCTTCCTCTTCGTCAAGCTCCGCAGCGACCACCGCCGCATGCCCGGCCCCACCGCCATCGTTTCAAAGCTTCTCGCCGTCTGGCACGCCACCGGCCGCGAGATCGCCCGCCACTGCGGCGCAGATGCTGCTCAATTTCTTCTAATTGAAGGAGGTAGTTTTGTACTTGTTGTTTTGATTGCGGTTATTTCTGTTACTGTTTTGTTACCATTGAATTTGTATGGTGGAAGTGTGGCTATGGTGGATCAGTTTTCCATGACTACTATTAGTCATATCGGTAAAGGTTCGAAGCTGCTTTGGATTCATTTTGTGTTTGTTGTGTTTGTGGTTGTGTTGGTGCATTATGGGATTAATGAGATTGAAGGGAGGTTGAGGATAACTAGGTTTAGAGATGGGTATGGGAACCCTAGTGATCCGAGTAGTGCGAATTCCTCGGCTGTGTTTAGTTTAATGATACAAGGGATTCCGAAAAGTATAGGGCCCGAACGGGATGCGTTAGTGGAGTATATTCGGGATAAGTATCCGGGGAAGGTTTATAAGGTTGTTATTCCGATGGATTTATGTGCGTTGGATGATTTGGTTACGGATTTGGTTAAGGTTAGGGAGGATGTTACGAAGCTGGTTAAGAAGATGGAATCGCGTGCGTTGGTTTATGAGGATATGAATTATGGGATTTTGGTTGATTTTCATGAAGGGTTTCACGGAAAGTTGCTTGCATTATGGCAGGGGTTGAAGGATTTGTGGAGGCGAGTTAAGGAGGAGTTAGGGTTTTCGGATGATGAAAAGTTGAGACGGTTGCAAGAGCGTAGAGCTGATTTGGAAATGGAAATGGCGGCTTATAAGGACGGAAGAGCGAAGGGTGCTGGAGTTGCGTTTGTGGTGTTTAAAGATGTTTACACTGCGAATAAAGCGCTTCAAGATTTTCGTAACGAGAAGAAGAAACGGATAGGGAAGTTCTTCTCGGTAATGGAGTTGCAGCTTCAGAGGAACCATTGGAAAGTTGAAAGGGCGCCGTTAGCTACTGATATTTATTGGAACCATGTAGGATCAACAAAATTATCGTTGAAGCTTAGAAGAGTGTTTGTGAACACATGCCTGTTGTTACTGCTTCTGTTTTGTAGTTCTCCGCTTGCTGTAATTAGTGCTCTCCAGAGTGCGGGGAGGATAATTAACGCAGAAGCGATGGATAACGCTCAATCATGGTTAACGTGGCTACAAAGCTCAAGCTGGTTAGCAACTATAATATTCCAGTTTCTCCCCAATGTTCTTATTTTTGTAAGCATGTATATAATCGTTCCTTCGgctctttcgtatctttcaaagtTCGAACGACACTTGACGGTTTCCGGTGAGCAAAGGGCTGCGCTTTTGAAGATGGTATGCTTCTTTCTGGTAAACTTAATTCTTTTAAGGGGCATGGTTGAATCATCGCTAGAAAGTGCAATCTTGAAAATGGGTAGGTGTTATTTGGACGGTGAAGATTGTAAAAGAATCGAACAATACATGAGTGCTTCTTTCTTGTCAAGATCATGCCTTTCATCTGTGGCGTTTCTCATCACAAGCACGTTTTTAGGGATTTCTTTCGATTTGTTGGCACCGATACCATGGATCAAGAAAAAGCTTAAGAAGTTTAGAAAAAACGATATGCTGCAACTTGTACCCGAACGAGAAGAGTATGCTCTTGAAGAGAATCAAGAAACCGAAGGCCTCGAGAGACCACTAATCTCTGCAGATAACTCTGATTTACATGAACAAGATCTTTCTGAATACCCCATTAGCTGGACCTCACCCGTGCCCAAACAAGCGTTTGACTTTGCACAATATTACGCGTTCAATCTGACAATATTTGCGTTGACTTTGATTTATTCGTCATTCTCCCCACTTATCGTCCCTGTGGGTGCAATCTATTTCGGGTATAGGTATGTGGTTGACAAGTACAATTTTTTATTCGTGTACAGAGTGCGGGGGTTTCCAGCTGGAAACGATGGGCGGTTAATGGATACGGTGTTGTTGATTATGAGGATATGTGTTGATTTGTTCTTGGTCGCGATGACTCTTTTCTTTTCGGTGAGAGGGGATTCCACGAAGCTGCAAGCGATATTGACGGTTGCGGTGTTAGTAGTTTATAAGCTTTTGCCTTGTGAGAATGATGGGTTTCAACCAGCATTATTGCAGAGCATACAAAGTGTTGAGAATGTTGTAGATGGGCCTGTGGATTATGAGGTTTTATCTGAACCAAAGTTTGAATGGGATACATATTATTCATGA
- the LOC110909026 gene encoding uncharacterized protein LOC110909026, which yields MEARYSKLYDKYTKLKVKKASETEQLSLDQEEKFKTYVSAADELIGYLTNEKDTLHAQLGELRQEIASIRSAKDEEQQKYEKMLLEENEKNKQLSEEIERLQRKELDSSDIQSPRSPLSNSNSTKRKRNTIHENENEVEFVDKDNLISGVFHNDATQAKCCRPRLGGTGDAASDSSSNCCMFQELVERLVDLKFSVGTSSDDTIQITAVHESSGYTFSLGWVKNNRPGEEEMMMIYRVSTLGTFERVAPEWMRDVILFSKSMLRTFFTKLSVYFQSL from the exons ATGGAGGCTCGCTACTCCAAGCTGTATGATAAGTACACCAAGCTCAAG GTAAAGAAAGCTTCTGAGACAGAGCAGTTAAGTTTGGATCAAGAAGAAAAGTTTAAGACCTATGTCtctg CCGCAGATGAACTGATTGGTTATTTAACAAACGAAAAGGACACGCTACACGCACAATTAGGTGAATTGAGACAGGAAATTGCCTCAATCAG ATCTGCCAAAGATGAAGAGCAACAAAAGTATGAAAAGATGCTACTAGAAGAGAACGAGAAAA ACAAACAACTCTCAGAAGAAATAGAGAGGCTGCAAAGAAAAGAACTTGATTCCAGCGATATACAATCACCACGATCTCCACTTTCAAACAGCAATTCAACAAAGAGAAAGCGAAACAcgattcatgaaaatgaaaatgaagtTGAATTTGTTGATAAAGATAACCTCATCTCTGGCGTTTTTCATAATGATGCTACCCAG GCTAAATGCTGTCGTCCAAGGCTTGGCGGGACAG GAGATGCTGCCTCTGATTCTTCTAGCAACTGCTGCATGTTTCAAGAGCTTGTTGAACGCCTAGTCGATCTCAAGTTTTCAGTTGGAACCTCGAGTGATGATACTATACAAATAACTGCAGTGCATGAATCAAGTG GGTACACGTTTAGTCTGGGATGGGTGAAGAACAACCGGCCAGGGGAAGAAGAAATGATGATGATCTACCGCGTGTCAACTCTGGGAACGTTTGAGAGAGTAGCACCGGAATGGATGCGAGATGTGATATTATTTAGTAAGAGCATGTTGAGAACCTTTTTCACAAAGCTATCGGTCTATTTTCAGTCTTTATGA